The proteins below come from a single Verrucomicrobiia bacterium genomic window:
- a CDS encoding MarR family transcriptional regulator — protein MPDELPASDGVHYQALLQLLRTSEAIWSASRQFFEPWGLTPAQFNLLNLLSETGDGLTQSDLSRELLTHRSNITGLVDRLEARGLVQRREQSGDRRAWRVVLTPDGRRQMHTLLPAYYRAAARLWDGISEQRAAKAADVLRAIAANAEAGAARVAEGSR, from the coding sequence GTGCCGGACGAACTGCCTGCCTCCGACGGGGTCCACTACCAGGCGCTGCTGCAATTACTGCGGACGTCCGAGGCCATTTGGAGTGCCAGCCGCCAATTCTTTGAGCCCTGGGGACTGACGCCGGCGCAGTTCAACCTCCTGAATCTCCTGAGCGAAACCGGGGATGGTCTGACCCAGAGTGACCTGAGCCGCGAGTTGCTGACGCACCGGTCGAACATCACCGGCCTGGTGGACCGGTTGGAGGCACGGGGCCTGGTGCAGCGCCGGGAGCAATCGGGGGACCGCCGCGCCTGGCGGGTCGTTCTCACCCCGGACGGACGGCGTCAAATGCACACGTTGCTGCCGGCGTATTACCGGGCGGCCGCACGGCTGTGGGACGGCATCTCGGAACAACGCGCCGCAAAGGCAGCCGACGTCCTGCGCGCCATCGCCGCCAATGCGGAGGCCGGTGCGGCCCGGGTGGCGGAGGGCTCGCGATGA
- a CDS encoding Gfo/Idh/MocA family oxidoreductase, whose translation MQQTMRVGIIGGGLMGREAASAFGRWFVLEQFPVRAELVAVCDLQEPLLEWFGRVPTVTLRTRDHRELLASPHVDVVYVAVPHHLHQAIYLDVLAAGKDLLAEKPFGVDLPAARAIRDAAAASGRFVRCSSEFPFLPGAQRVIQLARSGTLGHLLEIRSCFWHASDLDPTKPVNWKRQVKSCGAIGVMGDLGMHVVHVPLRLGWQPARVYAQLQKVYTERPDGRGGMAPCDTWDNAMLHCDVAVDGRDVPMRLEMKRLAPGATNTWWIEVLGTDAGARYSTSEPKSLWLFERQKEQRWTRVDLGFQTPFPTITGGIFEPGFPDCFLQMWAAYAAERAGALGDRFGCVTPDEAVRSHELFAAALQSHATRAAVAL comes from the coding sequence ATGCAGCAAACCATGCGGGTCGGCATCATTGGCGGGGGCTTGATGGGCCGCGAGGCGGCGAGTGCGTTTGGACGCTGGTTCGTCCTCGAGCAGTTTCCGGTGCGGGCGGAGTTGGTGGCGGTCTGCGACCTGCAGGAGCCGCTGCTGGAGTGGTTCGGGCGGGTGCCCACCGTGACGCTGCGGACCCGGGATCACCGGGAGTTGCTTGCGTCTCCGCACGTGGATGTCGTGTACGTGGCCGTGCCGCACCACCTCCATCAGGCGATCTACCTCGACGTGCTGGCCGCAGGAAAGGATCTGCTGGCGGAGAAGCCCTTTGGCGTGGATCTCCCCGCCGCCCGCGCAATCCGCGATGCCGCCGCCGCGTCGGGTCGCTTCGTCCGTTGCAGCTCGGAGTTTCCCTTCCTGCCCGGCGCGCAGCGGGTGATCCAACTGGCGCGATCGGGCACGCTGGGGCACCTGCTCGAAATCCGGTCCTGCTTCTGGCATGCCAGCGACCTGGACCCGACCAAGCCGGTCAACTGGAAACGACAGGTCAAGTCCTGCGGTGCAATCGGCGTCATGGGTGACCTCGGCATGCACGTCGTCCACGTGCCGCTCCGCCTCGGCTGGCAGCCGGCGCGCGTCTATGCGCAGCTTCAAAAGGTGTACACGGAGCGTCCGGACGGCCGCGGCGGGATGGCGCCCTGCGACACTTGGGACAACGCCATGCTGCACTGTGACGTGGCGGTAGACGGCAGGGACGTCCCGATGCGCCTCGAGATGAAGCGGCTCGCCCCGGGAGCCACGAACACCTGGTGGATCGAAGTACTCGGTACCGATGCCGGCGCCCGCTATTCGACGTCCGAGCCGAAGTCGCTCTGGCTGTTCGAACGGCAGAAGGAGCAGCGATGGACCCGGGTGGACCTCGGATTCCAAACCCCCTTCCCCACCATTACCGGCGGCATTTTCGAGCCCGGGTTTCCCGACTGTTTTCTCCAGATGTGGGCCGCCTACGCCGCGGAGCGCGCCGGGGCGCTCGGGGACCGGTTTGGGTGCGTGACCCCGGACGAGGCGGTCCGCAGCCACGAACTGTTCGCGGCCGCCCTGCAATCCCACGCCACCCGGGCAGCCGTGGCGTTATGA
- a CDS encoding ABC transporter ATP-binding protein: MLVLENICRRFGALEVLRGVDLSIPSGEYFCLAGPSGCGKTTLLRLVAGLLEPDLGTILIAGERVRGIPPQGRPVAMTFQTPALWPHRTVHGNVAFGLEARGVSIREREMRVAAALRQVRLEEVADALPQMLSGGQQQRVALARALAVAPRLLLLDEPLSQLDPALRAELRQELRRLHGELGITVVHVTHDPREAMALGDRIGLLLEGRLAQVADPRTLHRHPISRAVAGFFGEVNWLEATVIAVGPEHWLLATAAGEFRRPSAGDPPYGSRGWLGIRPGSFRPVAETAAELRVRVERAEFLGETVVLTARGPGEVSFQIQFPSSDPIPRAGEILRVGVPPAALLWVPETSGG; the protein is encoded by the coding sequence ATGTTGGTGCTCGAAAACATCTGCCGCCGTTTTGGTGCGTTGGAGGTGCTCCGGGGGGTGGACTTGTCCATACCCTCAGGAGAGTACTTCTGCCTGGCCGGTCCCAGCGGTTGCGGGAAGACCACCCTGCTGCGCCTCGTCGCCGGACTTTTGGAGCCGGACTTGGGGACAATCCTGATCGCTGGCGAACGGGTTCGCGGGATTCCCCCGCAAGGACGTCCGGTGGCCATGACCTTCCAGACCCCGGCGTTGTGGCCGCACCGGACGGTGCACGGGAATGTGGCGTTTGGACTTGAAGCCCGCGGGGTTTCGATCCGCGAGCGGGAAATGCGCGTGGCTGCGGCGCTGCGCCAGGTCCGCCTTGAGGAGGTTGCCGATGCGCTGCCACAGATGCTGTCCGGAGGCCAGCAACAGCGCGTGGCGCTGGCGCGCGCGCTGGCGGTGGCCCCCAGACTGCTTCTGCTGGACGAACCGTTGTCGCAGCTGGATCCCGCCCTGCGCGCGGAGCTCCGGCAGGAGCTGCGCCGCCTGCATGGGGAATTGGGGATCACCGTGGTCCACGTCACCCACGATCCCCGCGAGGCGATGGCGCTGGGGGACCGGATCGGTCTCCTGTTGGAGGGACGTCTGGCCCAGGTGGCGGACCCGCGAACCCTCCATCGGCATCCCATCAGTCGCGCCGTCGCCGGGTTTTTCGGCGAGGTGAACTGGCTGGAGGCCACGGTGATTGCGGTGGGGCCGGAACACTGGCTCCTGGCGACGGCGGCCGGGGAATTTCGAAGACCGTCCGCGGGCGATCCGCCATACGGCTCCCGGGGATGGCTCGGCATCCGTCCCGGATCCTTCCGTCCGGTGGCGGAAACCGCCGCGGAACTCCGTGTGCGGGTCGAGCGGGCTGAATTCCTTGGAGAGACGGTGGTGCTGACGGCCCGGGGACCCGGGGAGGTGTCGTTCCAGATCCAGTTTCCGTCGTCGGATCCGATCCCGCGGGCCGGTGAGATCCTCCGCGTGGGCGTGCCGCCGGCGGCGCTCCTCTGGGTTCCTGAAACTTCGGGGGGTTGA
- a CDS encoding MFS transporter, with protein MSAAPDLPRWRNYPLLLVSQFLSALGDNAILAVIVGQLTLLQKAGAISLDDLRTRSALYTSLLFIPYVLLAPLAGYLNDRFPKTAWLFGGNLLKVLGAAVCGLSVWFGYVWQAPGYLLVGVGAAMYGPAKYGILPEILPREHLVRANGLVELLTLLAILIGAILGSVIVDRLTVRTCYSILITIFAASMALNAVMVRTPSDPRVRPGDSVVEFLSHTVALFRSPRLGRILIGTALFWVCGAAMKINFQAWGLDVLRLPNNTQIALLGLWLSVGVMAGSIWVGRHYRVGDLGHTRRFGLILAGFILAIFALGPLGVANIGRVVLEQTAPDGTRTVGLVLLPVVMVVLVGAGVAAGYFLIPLNAALQSESDPQKLGKTIAVQNLGDNLGMILAGLIVLGCARAGLSPSQVFLVLALLVVVVLAGLRIPSARPPAVTANSIKP; from the coding sequence ATGAGTGCCGCTCCGGATCTTCCCCGATGGCGCAACTACCCGCTGCTGCTGGTCAGCCAGTTCCTCAGCGCCCTCGGCGACAACGCGATCCTCGCGGTGATCGTGGGACAGCTCACCCTGCTTCAAAAGGCCGGCGCGATTTCCCTCGATGACCTCCGCACCCGAAGCGCGCTCTACACCAGCCTGCTGTTCATCCCCTACGTGCTCCTGGCCCCGCTGGCCGGTTACCTGAACGATCGCTTTCCCAAGACCGCGTGGTTGTTCGGAGGCAACCTGCTGAAGGTCCTCGGCGCCGCGGTCTGCGGCCTCAGCGTCTGGTTCGGCTACGTGTGGCAGGCCCCGGGATACCTCCTGGTTGGCGTCGGCGCGGCCATGTACGGCCCTGCAAAATACGGCATCCTTCCGGAAATTCTTCCACGGGAACACCTCGTCCGCGCCAACGGCCTGGTCGAATTGCTCACCCTGCTCGCCATCCTCATTGGGGCCATTCTCGGATCGGTGATCGTGGACCGTCTGACCGTCCGGACCTGCTACAGCATCCTGATCACCATTTTTGCCGCGTCCATGGCGCTCAATGCCGTGATGGTGCGGACGCCCTCGGACCCCCGGGTCCGGCCCGGGGACAGCGTTGTGGAGTTCCTGTCGCACACCGTCGCGTTGTTCCGCTCACCCCGGCTCGGCCGCATCCTGATCGGCACCGCCCTCTTCTGGGTCTGCGGAGCTGCGATGAAGATCAACTTCCAGGCCTGGGGACTGGATGTGCTCCGGCTGCCCAACAACACCCAGATCGCGCTCCTGGGGCTTTGGCTTTCCGTCGGCGTCATGGCGGGCAGCATTTGGGTCGGGCGCCACTATCGCGTCGGGGATCTTGGGCACACCCGGCGATTTGGACTGATCCTGGCCGGCTTCATCCTGGCCATCTTCGCGCTGGGACCGTTGGGGGTCGCCAACATCGGCCGCGTGGTATTGGAGCAAACCGCCCCGGACGGCACCCGCACCGTGGGACTGGTGCTGCTGCCGGTCGTCATGGTCGTGCTGGTGGGGGCCGGCGTCGCGGCCGGGTATTTTCTCATTCCGCTCAACGCGGCGCTGCAGTCGGAGTCGGATCCGCAGAAGCTCGGCAAGACGATCGCCGTCCAGAACCTGGGCGACAACCTGGGGATGATCCTTGCCGGGCTGATCGTCCTTGGGTGCGCCCGGGCAGGACTGTCCCCGTCCCAGGTGTTCCTGGTCCTCGCCCTTCTGGTGGTCGTGGTCCTCGCAGGACTGCGTATTCCCAGCGCCCGTCCCCCGGCCGTAACCGCCAACTCGATCAAACCATGA
- a CDS encoding TIGR04282 family arsenosugar biosynthesis glycosyltransferase, which translates to MKSESSFGLGVFLRAPRLGTVKTRLARDVGAAAALAAYQRLLARTLDAIASLPCVDLCGTPDDALPELEPWRRPGWTLSPQGPGNLGDRLHRAFARWLGAPHARWVVIGTDCPELTPGDIQAAWQALDQAEVVLGPATDGGYWLLGLKAPAPDLFREIPWGGPEVLQMTRDRAASLGRRVALLRELRDVDTAADWQAFQSREPFPEPSKELC; encoded by the coding sequence GTGAAGTCGGAATCGTCCTTTGGACTCGGCGTGTTCCTGCGCGCTCCGCGACTTGGGACCGTCAAGACACGACTGGCGCGCGACGTCGGCGCCGCGGCGGCACTCGCCGCCTACCAGCGACTGCTGGCCCGCACCCTCGACGCCATCGCCTCCCTGCCCTGCGTGGACCTCTGTGGTACGCCGGATGACGCGCTCCCGGAGTTGGAACCGTGGCGGCGTCCCGGCTGGACGCTATCCCCGCAGGGACCCGGAAATCTGGGGGACCGCCTGCACCGGGCCTTTGCCCGCTGGCTCGGCGCACCCCACGCGCGCTGGGTGGTCATAGGAACGGACTGTCCGGAGCTCACCCCCGGCGACATCCAGGCAGCGTGGCAGGCGCTTGACCAGGCTGAGGTCGTTCTGGGACCTGCCACCGACGGGGGATACTGGCTCCTCGGATTGAAGGCCCCGGCCCCGGACCTGTTCCGGGAAATCCCCTGGGGCGGCCCGGAAGTCCTCCAAATGACACGCGACCGGGCCGCCTCCCTTGGACGGCGCGTCGCGCTGCTCCGGGAACTTCGGGATGTGGACACCGCGGCGGACTGGCAGGCCTTCCAGTCCCGGGAGCCGTTCCCGGAGCCTTCCAAGGAACTTTGTTGA
- a CDS encoding DUF5009 domain-containing protein, whose protein sequence is MVSTTAAAPAPDAAVRPASLSGRLMSLDALRGFDMLWILGADTIGGAVLGVQGGPLLRAIGTQLDHVAWEGFRFYDLIFPLFVFMVGVSIVFSLTRMLEREGRPAALGRILRRTLLLYILGIFIYGGFSTPYEQIRLLGVLQRIALCYGITAVLFLYLRPRALAVVGVGLLLGYWALLALVPAPGETTVSFAEGRNVVNWFDSQYLPFRKWDGTHDPEGILSTVPAVVSCLLGVFAGLCMKDGRRTERQKVFWLAAAGVALLAAGYGWGLVFPIVKKLWTSSYVLVAGGWSLLLLAAFHEVIEIRGWRRWAAPFVWIGMNPIALYVVAHVVSFNNLSERLVGGGVARFLDARVVPGVGDLVISVTGILLCVWLARFLYTRQIFIRL, encoded by the coding sequence ATGGTTTCAACCACTGCCGCAGCCCCCGCGCCCGATGCCGCTGTTCGCCCGGCGTCCCTCTCCGGGCGCCTGATGTCGCTTGATGCGCTCCGTGGCTTCGACATGCTGTGGATTCTCGGGGCGGACACCATCGGAGGTGCGGTGCTCGGGGTGCAGGGAGGGCCGCTGCTGCGCGCGATCGGCACCCAGCTCGACCACGTCGCGTGGGAGGGATTCCGCTTCTACGACCTGATCTTCCCGCTGTTCGTTTTCATGGTCGGAGTGTCCATCGTGTTCTCCCTGACCCGGATGCTGGAGCGCGAGGGGCGGCCGGCTGCGCTTGGGAGGATCCTCCGCCGGACGCTGCTGCTCTACATCCTCGGCATCTTCATCTACGGCGGCTTTTCCACGCCCTATGAGCAGATCCGGCTGTTGGGCGTCCTGCAGCGCATCGCGCTCTGCTACGGCATCACCGCGGTGCTCTTCCTTTACCTGCGACCGAGGGCCCTGGCGGTTGTCGGCGTGGGACTCCTCCTGGGCTATTGGGCGCTGTTGGCACTCGTGCCCGCACCGGGAGAGACGACCGTGTCCTTCGCCGAGGGGCGCAATGTGGTGAACTGGTTCGACTCCCAGTACCTGCCCTTCAGGAAATGGGATGGCACCCATGACCCGGAGGGCATCTTGAGCACAGTGCCCGCGGTGGTGAGCTGTCTGCTGGGTGTATTCGCCGGACTTTGTATGAAGGACGGGCGGCGCACCGAACGGCAGAAGGTCTTCTGGCTCGCGGCGGCCGGGGTCGCACTGCTAGCCGCGGGGTATGGCTGGGGCCTGGTGTTTCCCATCGTCAAAAAGCTCTGGACCTCCTCCTATGTGCTGGTCGCCGGTGGATGGAGCCTGCTGTTGCTGGCCGCCTTCCATGAAGTCATCGAAATCCGTGGCTGGCGGCGATGGGCGGCGCCGTTCGTCTGGATCGGCATGAATCCCATCGCGCTGTACGTGGTGGCCCATGTGGTCTCCTTCAACAATCTCTCGGAGCGACTCGTCGGCGGTGGTGTCGCCCGGTTTCTGGATGCCCGGGTGGTCCCCGGGGTCGGGGACCTGGTGATCTCGGTGACGGGCATCCTGCTCTGCGTGTGGCTCGCCCGATTCCTGTACACGCGGCAGATCTTCATCCGCCTGTGA
- a CDS encoding DUF5009 domain-containing protein gives MPFTTVPTGAPAPSGGDRLMSLDALRGFDMFWIAGGGLMVAALDRWTSLPVFAGLRRQLTHVAWEGFRFYDLIFPLFIFMVGAAISFSVPRSLATSGHRATVRRILVRGVVLFAIGLFYSGGLSTEWPDIRLLGVLNRIALCYTATALLFLAFGKRIRILIAVTVGLLLGYWALMALVPIRDIRLDAAALAPRMEALGETNVAVLFAAETGRVRGRFEPGYNLANHVDFQWLPGRLYDTYFDPEGLLSTLPAVATCLLGLFAGLWLQSGRGTPSRRSRDLVVAGVLAILVGHGWGVLFPVIKKLWTSSYVLVAGGYSLVLLGLFHQVVDVWGWRRWCQPFVWVGANALTIYLAAQILNFKRLAERLAGAPVRSLFGEAGDTVIALIAVFLLFGFARFLYRRRLFLRV, from the coding sequence ATGCCTTTCACGACCGTTCCGACGGGGGCTCCGGCACCTTCCGGAGGAGACCGTCTGATGTCCCTCGATGCCCTGAGGGGATTCGACATGTTCTGGATCGCGGGCGGCGGCCTGATGGTGGCGGCCCTGGATCGTTGGACCTCGCTGCCGGTCTTCGCGGGACTGCGCCGGCAGTTGACCCACGTGGCGTGGGAGGGATTCCGGTTTTATGACCTCATCTTCCCGCTGTTCATCTTCATGGTGGGGGCGGCGATCTCCTTCTCGGTGCCGCGCAGTCTGGCGACGTCCGGACACCGGGCCACGGTCCGCCGGATCCTCGTCCGGGGCGTGGTGTTGTTCGCCATAGGCCTCTTCTACTCCGGAGGCCTGAGCACCGAGTGGCCGGACATCCGCCTCCTGGGGGTGCTCAACCGGATCGCGCTGTGTTACACGGCCACCGCGCTGCTGTTTCTGGCGTTCGGGAAGCGGATCCGGATTCTGATCGCAGTGACGGTGGGACTGCTGCTGGGCTACTGGGCCCTGATGGCGCTTGTGCCCATCCGGGACATCCGACTCGACGCCGCCGCACTGGCCCCGCGCATGGAAGCACTGGGGGAGACCAACGTCGCCGTGCTTTTTGCCGCCGAAACCGGCCGCGTCCGGGGGCGCTTCGAACCCGGCTACAACCTGGCGAACCATGTGGACTTCCAGTGGCTTCCCGGACGGCTCTACGACACGTATTTCGATCCGGAAGGGTTGCTGAGCACGTTGCCCGCGGTGGCCACCTGCCTCCTCGGGCTGTTTGCCGGGCTCTGGCTGCAGTCCGGGCGTGGCACGCCTTCACGGCGGTCGCGGGATCTCGTTGTCGCCGGAGTTCTCGCGATCCTGGTGGGTCACGGGTGGGGCGTCCTGTTTCCGGTCATCAAGAAGCTTTGGACGTCGTCCTATGTGCTGGTGGCGGGCGGCTACAGCCTGGTGCTGCTCGGGCTGTTTCACCAGGTGGTGGATGTCTGGGGATGGCGCCGGTGGTGCCAGCCGTTTGTCTGGGTGGGTGCCAACGCGCTGACCATCTATCTGGCGGCGCAGATCCTGAACTTCAAGCGGCTGGCGGAGCGGCTGGCCGGGGCGCCGGTCCGGTCGCTGTTCGGGGAGGCGGGCGACACGGTGATCGCCTTGATCGCCGTCTTTCTGTTGTTCGGGTTCGCCCGCTTTCTGTATCGGCGGAGGCTGTTTCTCCGGGTGTGA